The Acidobacteriota bacterium DNA segment ATCGACCGGGACAACGTGAGCCGGCTCGAGGTCGCCTGGGTCTACGACGCGGGCGAACCCCGGGGGGCGGGCGCCACGATGTACACGAGCCCCCTGGTCATCGACGGCGTGCTCTACGCCCTCTCGCCCCATCTCGACGCCTTCGCGCTCGACGCCGCCACCGGCGAGGAGATCTGGCGCAGCGAACTGGAGCTTCCCGGCAACGCCCAGCGCGGTCTCATGTGGTGGGAGAACGGCTCCGACCGGCGGCTCTTCTACACCCACGGCAAGGACCTGATCGCGCTCGACGCCGCCGACGGCAGTCTGGTCGAGGGCTTCGGCGACGGCGGTGTCCTCGACGTGACGCCGGACGTCGACCGGGCCGGCGTCATCTTCGTCACCGTGCCGGGACTCGTCTTCGAAGACAAGCTGATCCTCGGCTTCTCGACGAACGAGGACGCGAACGCGTACCCGGGTTCGATCCGGGCCTTCAGCGCGGTCGACGGCAGCCTGGTCTGGCAGTTCGACACGATTCCGAAGCCGGGCGACGCCGGCTCCGAGACCTGGGCCGACGGCTCGCTCGAGCGCGCGGGCGGCGCCAACGTCTGGACCGGCATGGCGCTGGACGAAGAGCGCGGCATCGTGTTCGCGCCGACCGGGTCGGCGACCCCCGACTTCTACGGCGCGAGCCGTCTCGGCGACAACCTGTTCTCCGACGCCCTGGTGGCGGTGGACGCGCGGACCGGCGAACTCAAGTGGCACTTCCAGGTCGTCCGCCACGACCTCTGGGACAAGGACAATCCGTCGCCGCCGACCCTGGTCCAGCTCGAGCGCGACGGCCGCACGATCGACGCGGTCGCGATCACGACGAAGACGGGGCAGCTCTACGTCTTCGACCGGGAGACCGGCGAGTCGATGTACCCGATCCACGAGATCGAGACGCCGATTCCGAGCACCCTGCCGGGCGAAGTGACGGCGCCGACCCAGCCGATGTCGGCGGTGGTCATCAGCCGCCAGGACTTCGAGATCACGAACCGCACCCCGGAAGCGCGGGCGTTCGTCAAGGAGCGGATCAAGGACTGGGATCTGCGCCCCTGGGCGCCGCCGAAGGTCGGCACCGTGCTCTTCATGCCCTGGTATGACGGCGGCGGCGAGTGGGGCGGCTCGGCGTTCGACCCGGGCAACAACCACCTGATCGTCAACGCGAACGACGTCGCCGGCATTCTCAACCTCACCGAAGTTCCCGTCGGCTTCAGCCGCTACGGCACCTACGCGCTTCACTGCGGACGCTGCCACGGGTTGAAGCTCGAGGGCACCGACATGGGCGGCCCCCTGCTCGGCGTCGGCGACCGCCTGTCGCGCGGCGAGATGCGCCGGATCATTCGCGAAGGCAGCGGCCGGATGGAGGGTTTCGCGCACCTCAACCGGATCGAGCTGGGCGCGATCGAGGCGTACATCCTGTCGCCGGAGCCCGAGGAGGACGAGCCCCGGGGCGAACTCGCCTACGCGCTCGGCGGCTACGTCTATCTTCGCGACCACGAGAACCTGCCCGGCAACTCACCGCCCTGGGGAACGCTCAACTCGATTGACCTCGCCACCGGCGAGATCGCCTGGAAGGTGCCGTTCGGCGACTATCCCTCGCATCCCGGCCTCGGCTTCGGCGCGGTCAACTACGGCGGCCCGGTGGTCACGGCGTCGGGTCTCATCTTCATCGGAGCGACGCCGGACGAGATGTTCCGCGCCTACGACACGAGGAACGGCGAGATCCTCTGGGAAGCGAAGCTGTCGGCAGCCGGCTACGCGACGCCGGCCGTCTACAGCGTGGACGGCAAGCAGTACGTCGTGATCGCCGCCGGCGGCGGGCGTACGGGCGGCCCCTCGGGGGGCGACTACATCGCCTTCAGCCTGCCGGAGTAGCCGCGACCACGGTGCGCCGGCACTTCCCTGGCCGCCCGTTTCGGCATAAATCTATTGCATCCGGGTAAAAATACGGCTAGTTTACCCGCATGTACGAGCGAGTGCTGGCTCCGGTTCTGCGCTCATCGCAGCGTAGCGCCCTTGTTCTCGGCCCCCGCCAGGTCGGCAAGTCGACCTTGCTGGCGACCCTTGAGCCGGACCTGATCGTCAACCTGGCCGAACCGGGGGCGTTCCGGGACTACGTAGCAGAGCCGGAACGGCTGTCCCGGGAGCTGGCCGTCGCGCCGAAGGAATCAACGACCGTCTTCCTGGACGAAGTGCAGCGAGTTCCGGCTCTGCTCGATGCCGTGCAAGTGCTCCTCGACCAGAGGCCGCCCCGCTTCCGCTTCCTGCTGTCCGGTTCGAGCGCCCGCAAGCTGCGGCGTGGACAGGCCAACCTGCTGCCCGGCCGGATCCACGTTCACTACATGCATCCGTTGCTTGTCGCGGAACTCGGTTCAGACTTCGACCTGGACCGCGTGCTGGCCCACGGCAGTCTGCCGGGCATCTACTCGGAGACGGACGACGCGACCCGCGCGCTCGATCTCCGGAGCTATGTCGACACCTACCTGTGCGCCGAGATCCAGGCTGAGGCCCTGGTGCGCGATGTCGGCGGTTTTGCCCGCCTGCTTGACCTGGCGGCGGCCGCTTCAGGCCGCATCCTCAACCTGAACTCGCTCTGCAAGGACGCCGGCATCTCCTACGAGACCGCGAGGCGATATCTGGATGTCCTCGAGGACACTCTGGTCGCCTTCCGCGTCCCGGCCTGGAGCGGCTCGGACCGATCGTCGCTGGTGCGCCACGGCAAGCTCTTCCTGTTCGACCTCGGCGTGCGGAATGCCCTGCTCCGCCGGCCGCTCGACCGTCCGCTCGACGACGAGCGCGGCCTGCTGCTCGAACACCTCGTGGCCTACGAGCTCCAACGCCGACTGGGAACGCTCTGGCCGGAGGCGGCTCTCTACCACTACCGCACCCGCCACGGTGCCGAGGTCGACTTCGTCCTGGAAGTGGGCCGGGAAGTCTGGGGGATCGAAGTCAAGGCAGGCCGGCGCGCGGATCGGTCCGTGCTTCGCGGCTTCCGCTCTCTGGCGCAGAGGACCGACCGTCTGAAGCGCCGGATCGTCGTCTATCTGGGAGATCGGCCGCAGCGGATCGAGGATGTGGAGGTGCTGCCGTTCGAGGAGTTCGCGGCGCTGTTGCCGCCCTAAGCGAGCCGACTATGGCGCCAGTCCCTGGCGGCGCAGAAAGTCGAGCAGCAGCTCGACTGTCGCATCGCCTTCCTTCGCCATGTTCGGCCGGATCGAGTTGTGGGTGCGGTCGACCAGCCACTCGAACTCGACTTCGGCGCCCGCGGCCTCCATCGCCTCAAACATCTCCACGTTCTGCGTACGGCGAGTCTCGGTGTCCCCGTCCGCGACGGTGATCAGCATCGGTGGCAGGTCGGGCGCCACGTAGCGGATCGGCGAGGCTTCGCGGACGACTTCCGGGTCGGCACGCCAGGTCAACAGGTGGCGTTCGCGGCCGGCGCGTTCGGCGTTCATCAGGCCGGTGATGGGCAGCGACGCACGGATGTTGCCGAGATCCAGATCGTGGGCGCGGAGGTAGCGCTCGTCGACGGAGAGCAGCGCCGCGATGTGGCCGCCGGCGGAGCCGCCGGAGACGGCGATCCGTTCCGGGTCGCCGCCGTAGTCCCGGATGTGGTCCCAGACCCAGCGGAACGCCGCAGCCGCGTCCTCGATGTAGGCGGGGTAGGCGTACTCGGGCGACAGCCGGTAGTTGGGCGCCACGACGAGATAGCCGAGCGACCCGAACCGCGGTCCCAGGTCGACGAGGCTGTACTTGTCTCCGTTGTAGAGCCCGCCGCCGTGGAAGAAGACCAGGACGGGATGCGGGCCGTCGCCGGCCGGGATGTAAAGGTCGAGCTTGCCGCGGCCGCCGGCGTAGGCGTCGCCGGTGGCGTACTCCAGGTTGCGGACGATGCGGACTCGGTTCGTGGTCTCCTCGGAGAAGTCCCAGTTGTCGGGGCCGCGCCGGGTCTTGCGGCCGCGGCCGGCGCCGCCACGGCCGATCGCGTCGAGTTCCTCGGCTGAGAGGACGCCGTCGTCGTCGGCGTCGAGCGCCCAGAGCAGGACGCGCCTGGCCTGGGCGGGCAGTTCGGACGCGAGGAGAGTGCCATCGCCGTCGGCGTCCAGGGCGGCGACTAGCGGTGACGGGGTGTCGGTCTGAGCGGATATCGGCGCCGGAAGCAGCGCGACGGCGAAAGCGGAGGCGAGCGAGCGGATCATCCTGCCCTCATCGTAGCGCCGCCCAGAGAGCCGGCCGACAGTGGGCGACGATCAGCCGGCGAGGAGTTGCCGCGCGCGATCCGCGATGGCGGCGGCGTTGATGCCGAGGTTCTCGACCAGAGCGCCGTAGGGCGCGGAGGCGCCGAAGCGGTCGAGGCCGAGGACGTCGCCGTCGGAGCCCGTCCAGCGTTCCCAGCCCAGGGTCGCCGCGGCTTCGACGGCCAGCCGGCGGCGGACGCCCGGTGGCAGCACCTCGTCCCGGTACTCCTGTGACTGGGCGGCGAAGGCCTCCCAGGACGGCATGCTGACGACGCGGGCGGCGTGGCCTTCGGCGGTGAGTTCGACCGCGGCCTCCAGCGTTGGCGCCACCTCGGAGCCGGTGGCGATCAGGATCAGGTCGGGTTCGCCGGCGCAGTCGCTGACGACATAGGCGCCGCGGCTTACTCCCTCCAGCGCGCCGTCGGCGGTCGCTTCGAGCACGGGGAGCTTCTGGCGGGTCAGGACCAGAGCGCAGGGGCCCGGCGTCTCGAGGGCCAGGGCCCAGGCGGCGGCGGTCTCGTTCGCGTCGGCCGGGCGGACGACGACCAGGCCCGGCACGGCGCGCAGGTGCGCCAGGTGCTCGATCGGCTGGTGGGTCGGGCCGTCCTCGCCGAGGAACACGGAGTCGTGGGTGAAGACGTAGATCGCCCGGAGTTCCATCAGCGCCGCCAGCCGCAGGCTCGGCTTCAGGTAGTCGAGGAAGCAGAGGAAGGTGCCGCCGTAGGGACGGAACAGGCCCGACAGGGCCAGACCGTTCATCGCCGCGGCCATCGCGTGCTCGCGCACGCCGAAGCGGAAGTGCCGCGTCGGCGAACCGGCCGCGTAGTCGCCCTCGCCTTCGAGCAGGGTGTTGTTCGAGCCGGTCAGGTCGGCCGAGCCGCCAGCGAGCTCGGGCACAAGGTCCTTGAGCGCGTTGAGCGTGACCCCGGAGGCGGAACGCGTGGCGATCGGTCCGGCGTCGGGATCGAAACGCGGGAGGGCATCGCGCCAGCCGTCCGGCAGGCCGACGGCCAGACGGCGGTCCAGCTCGGCGGCCGCCTCCGGGTACTCGTCGCGGTAGGACCCGAGCAGTCCCTGCCACTCGGCCGCAGCCTCGGACCCGAAGTCGGCAGCCGGCGCGAAGGCCGCGCGGGCCGCCTCGGGAACCAGGAACTCGGGCTCGAGCGGCCAGCCCAGGGCTTCCTTGGTCGCCACCACTTCATCCGCGCCCAGCGGCGCGCCGTGGGAGGCGGCGCTGTCCTGCTTGCTCGGGCTGCCGTAGCCGATGTGGGTGCGAACCTGGATCAAGCTAGGGCGGTCGGTCTCCGCGAGCGCCGCCTCGAACGCCGCGTCGAGAGCATCGATGTCGTTGCCGTCCTCAACCGACAGCGTGTGCCAGCCGTACGCCTTGTAGCGGCCGAGCACGTCCTCGCTGAAGCTGAGGTCGGTCGGGCCGTCGATCGTGATCCGGTTCGCGTCGTAGAGCACATTCAGCTTGCCGAGGCCCAGGTGACCGGCCATCGAGCAGGCCTCGGAGGCGACGCCCTCCATCAGGTCGCCGTCGCTGGCCAGGACCCAGGTCCGGTGGTTGAACAGAACGTGGCCCGGACGGTTGAAACGCACCGCGAGGAGCTGCTCGGCGATCGCCATGCCGACGGCGGCCGAGATGCCCTGGCCGAGCGGGCCGGTCGTCACCTCGACGCCGGGCGTCAGGCCGTGCTCCGGGTGTCCCGGAGTCAAGGAGCCGTACTGGCGGAAGTTCCGGATCTCGTCGAGACTCAGGTCGTAGCCGGCCAGGTGCAGCAGGCCGTAGATCAGCGCCGACGCGTGGCCGCAGGAAAGGACAAAGCGGTCCCGGTTCGGCCACTGGGGATCCCCGGGCGCGAAGCGCAGGTACTTCGTCCACAGCAGCGCCGCCATCGCCGCCTGGCCCATCGGCGCGCCCGGATGGCCGCTGTTCGCCCGCTCGACCATGTCGACGGCGAGGAAGCGCAGCGTGTCCGTCGCGACATCCAGTGGCTGACGCTGCGGCGGCCCGCCGGTCTCGGGCGTTCCGGCGGCCTCGACCTGACTCATCGACGCGTGGTTCTCGTGGGTCGTGGGCGCGGCGGACGAAGGCGTGGCGAGGGGCCGGTCAAGCGGCGCCAAGCATACACGTCGCGGCTTAGGGCTCCCGCAAGCTGGCAAAGCTACGGGAGCACGGGT contains these protein-coding regions:
- the tkt gene encoding transketolase, producing MSQVEAAGTPETGGPPQRQPLDVATDTLRFLAVDMVERANSGHPGAPMGQAAMAALLWTKYLRFAPGDPQWPNRDRFVLSCGHASALIYGLLHLAGYDLSLDEIRNFRQYGSLTPGHPEHGLTPGVEVTTGPLGQGISAAVGMAIAEQLLAVRFNRPGHVLFNHRTWVLASDGDLMEGVASEACSMAGHLGLGKLNVLYDANRITIDGPTDLSFSEDVLGRYKAYGWHTLSVEDGNDIDALDAAFEAALAETDRPSLIQVRTHIGYGSPSKQDSAASHGAPLGADEVVATKEALGWPLEPEFLVPEAARAAFAPAADFGSEAAAEWQGLLGSYRDEYPEAAAELDRRLAVGLPDGWRDALPRFDPDAGPIATRSASGVTLNALKDLVPELAGGSADLTGSNNTLLEGEGDYAAGSPTRHFRFGVREHAMAAAMNGLALSGLFRPYGGTFLCFLDYLKPSLRLAALMELRAIYVFTHDSVFLGEDGPTHQPIEHLAHLRAVPGLVVVRPADANETAAAWALALETPGPCALVLTRQKLPVLEATADGALEGVSRGAYVVSDCAGEPDLILIATGSEVAPTLEAAVELTAEGHAARVVSMPSWEAFAAQSQEYRDEVLPPGVRRRLAVEAAATLGWERWTGSDGDVLGLDRFGASAPYGALVENLGINAAAIADRARQLLAG
- a CDS encoding ATP-binding protein: MYERVLAPVLRSSQRSALVLGPRQVGKSTLLATLEPDLIVNLAEPGAFRDYVAEPERLSRELAVAPKESTTVFLDEVQRVPALLDAVQVLLDQRPPRFRFLLSGSSARKLRRGQANLLPGRIHVHYMHPLLVAELGSDFDLDRVLAHGSLPGIYSETDDATRALDLRSYVDTYLCAEIQAEALVRDVGGFARLLDLAAAASGRILNLNSLCKDAGISYETARRYLDVLEDTLVAFRVPAWSGSDRSSLVRHGKLFLFDLGVRNALLRRPLDRPLDDERGLLLEHLVAYELQRRLGTLWPEAALYHYRTRHGAEVDFVLEVGREVWGIEVKAGRRADRSVLRGFRSLAQRTDRLKRRIVVYLGDRPQRIEDVEVLPFEEFAALLPP
- a CDS encoding alpha/beta hydrolase yields the protein MIRSLASAFAVALLPAPISAQTDTPSPLVAALDADGDGTLLASELPAQARRVLLWALDADDDGVLSAEELDAIGRGGAGRGRKTRRGPDNWDFSEETTNRVRIVRNLEYATGDAYAGGRGKLDLYIPAGDGPHPVLVFFHGGGLYNGDKYSLVDLGPRFGSLGYLVVAPNYRLSPEYAYPAYIEDAAAAFRWVWDHIRDYGGDPERIAVSGGSAGGHIAALLSVDERYLRAHDLDLGNIRASLPITGLMNAERAGRERHLLTWRADPEVVREASPIRYVAPDLPPMLITVADGDTETRRTQNVEMFEAMEAAGAEVEFEWLVDRTHNSIRPNMAKEGDATVELLLDFLRRQGLAP
- a CDS encoding PQQ-binding-like beta-propeller repeat protein; translated protein: MRSASATNPTAAVAAVLLLTACGPTDEDWPVYLGDSGRRHYSPLTEIDRDNVSRLEVAWVYDAGEPRGAGATMYTSPLVIDGVLYALSPHLDAFALDAATGEEIWRSELELPGNAQRGLMWWENGSDRRLFYTHGKDLIALDAADGSLVEGFGDGGVLDVTPDVDRAGVIFVTVPGLVFEDKLILGFSTNEDANAYPGSIRAFSAVDGSLVWQFDTIPKPGDAGSETWADGSLERAGGANVWTGMALDEERGIVFAPTGSATPDFYGASRLGDNLFSDALVAVDARTGELKWHFQVVRHDLWDKDNPSPPTLVQLERDGRTIDAVAITTKTGQLYVFDRETGESMYPIHEIETPIPSTLPGEVTAPTQPMSAVVISRQDFEITNRTPEARAFVKERIKDWDLRPWAPPKVGTVLFMPWYDGGGEWGGSAFDPGNNHLIVNANDVAGILNLTEVPVGFSRYGTYALHCGRCHGLKLEGTDMGGPLLGVGDRLSRGEMRRIIREGSGRMEGFAHLNRIELGAIEAYILSPEPEEDEPRGELAYALGGYVYLRDHENLPGNSPPWGTLNSIDLATGEIAWKVPFGDYPSHPGLGFGAVNYGGPVVTASGLIFIGATPDEMFRAYDTRNGEILWEAKLSAAGYATPAVYSVDGKQYVVIAAGGGRTGGPSGGDYIAFSLPE